One window of the Eucalyptus grandis isolate ANBG69807.140 chromosome 8, ASM1654582v1, whole genome shotgun sequence genome contains the following:
- the LOC104456868 gene encoding plant-specific TFIIB-related protein 1, translating into MKCPYCSASSQGRCATAGGGRSITECTSCGRVVEERHHFPHHLFRLRSQDNPLCLVTSDLPSLPQALALADADADPFESTGFITAFSTWSLEHSPLSLRSCLSFSGHLAELERTLESTNPSSSSSSSSTSSGATPSSSSTVVVDNLRAYMQIIDVASILGLDCDISDHAFQLFRDCCSATCLRNRSVEALATAALVQAIREAQEPRTLQEISIAANVPQKEIGKYIKILGEALQLSQPINSNSISVHMPRFCTLLQLNKSAQELATHIGEVVINKCFCTRRNPISISAAAIYLACQLEDKRKTQAEICKVTGLTEVTLRKVYKELLENWDDLLPSNYTPAVPPEKAFPTTAITSGRTSAKAETAEVIVLDKDSQVEAKPSKDKKADNKSNKFNEVPDMNQRARSKEESECKGNSTGADTHLSNHMQTFSYPWLSFGPSGVGLAGEKSQSGVTAVDIKEALPKHQRPENKEDKEKKVTFGSIKPNPISSSSATASSVAWPFFASSTKSSLSSQFVESLRGLPDDVEMKEVEIQNKHRNA; encoded by the exons ATGAAGTGCCCGTACTGCTCGGCGTCGTCGCAGGGGCGGTGCGCCACCGCCGGCGGCGGCCGCTCGATCACCGAGTGCACCTCCTGCGGCCGCGTCGTGGAGGAGCGCCACCACTTCCCCCACCACCTCTTCCGCCTCCGCTCCCAGGACAACCCGCTCTGCCTCGTCACCTCCGacctcccctccctcccccaaGCCCtagccctcgccgacgccgacgccgacccCTTCGAGTCCACCGGCTTCATCACCGCCTTCTCCACCTGGTCCCTCGAGCACTCCCCGCTCTCCCTCCGCTCCTGCCTCTCCTTCTCCGGCCACCTCGCCGAGCTCGAGCGGACCCTCGAGTCCACcaacccctcctcctcctcctcctcctcgtcgacGAGTTCCGGCGCgacgccgtcgtcgtcgtcgacgGTCGTGGTGGACAACCTGAGGGCGTACATGCAGATAATCGACGTGGCGTCGATTTTGGGGCTGGATTGCGACATCTCCGACCACGCGTTTCAGTTGTTTAGGGATTGTTGCTCGGCGACTTGCCTGAGGAATCGGAGCGTCGAGGCTCTCGCCACTGCTGCTCTGGTTCAGGCCATTAGAGAGGCGCAAGAGCCTAGAACTCTTCAG GAAATTTCAATTGCAGCTAATGTGCCTCAGAAAGAAATTGGGAAATATATCAAGATACTTGGGGAGGCTCTCCAGTTAAGTCAGCCCATTAACAGCAATTCAATATCTGTCCATATGCCAAGGTTTTGTACACTCCTCCAACTCAACAAATCTGCTCAG GAATTGGCTACTCATATTGGGGAAGTTGTGATCAACAAATGCTTTTGCACTCGTAGAAACCCGATAAGCATCTCTGCAGCTGCTATATATCTTGCCTGTCAACTAGAAGACAAGCGGAAAACTCAGGCTGAAATTTGTAAGGTCACTGGTCTGACTGAAGTCACCCTCCGAAAGGTTTACAAGGAGCTCCTGGAGAATTGGGATGATCTGTTGCCGTCTAATTACACTCCAGCTGTCCCCCCAGAGAAAGCTTTTCCCACAACTGCAATTACCTCAGGCCGGACATCAGCCAAAGCTGAGACAGCTGAAGTAATCGTACTGGACAAAGATAGTCAGGTGGAGGCTAAACCAAGCAAAGATAAAAAGGCAGACAATAAATCAAATAAGTTCAATGAAGTCCCTGACATGAACCAACGGGCCAGGTCCAAGGAGGAATCTGAATGTAAAGGTAACTCAACAGGAGCAGACACACACTTGTCAAATCATATGCAAACTTTCAGTTACCCCTGGCTTTCTTTTGGGCCTTCTGGTGTCGGTTTAGCCGGAGAGAAAAGTCAGAGTGGGGTTACAGCAGTAGACATAAAGGAGGCACTGCCTAAGCATCAAAGGCCCGAGAACAAGGAAGATAAGGAGAAAAAGGTCACTTTTGGCTCCATAAAGCCAAATCCTATATCAAGTTCCTCTGCTACTGCAAGCTCAGTTGCTTGGCCATTCTTTGCCTCTTCAACGAAGTCATCTTTGAGTTCACAATTTGTGGAATCGCTAAGAGGGTTGCCTGATGATGTTGAAATGAAAGAAGTTGAGATCCAAAATAAACATAGAAATGCCTAG
- the LOC104416476 gene encoding proline-rich receptor-like protein kinase PERK4 — MGTAFVSFALEVDGQPLTIQKCLHQTVLLRRRIPHHLPIPLTRPPPAPAESSPPTPPASSPPESSPSPPPPSDSSSPPPASSSPPPPSSSSSPPPSSSSPPPPSDESPPENSPPSPPPSNSSSSGSPAPPPPPHSPPPPPSTKALSPPPPPAHRTPPSSSSSSSSSSSSSINWGMIGGVSAAVALVLIAFIALCIVCCLRRKKKKRDNEMHYYMDHSHASHDYYHSSQQPHWHNGTPASDHVVKLNPESGAMGSPGGGGWLPPPPPPPMMSSGDMSSSYSGPRHHPPLPPPSPGLSLGFNSSTFTYDELAVATGGFAQANMLGQGGFGYVHKGVLPNGKEVAVKSLKSGSGQGEREFQAEVEIISRVHHRHLVSLVGYCIAGGQRMLVYEFVSNKTLEYHLYCDDPVMDWVTRLRIALGSAKGLAYLHEDCHPRIIHRDIKAANILLDDNFEAMVADFGLAKLSSDNYTHVSTRVMGTFGYLAPEYASSGKLTDKSDVFSFGVMLLEIITGRKPVDVHNVMEDSLVDWARPVLTQAIDDGNYNELVDPRLENNFNPHEMARMVACASASIRHSAKKRPKMSQIVRALDGDASLDDLNEGVRPGHSSVFGTNSSSDYDAGSYNADMKRFRKVALSSQDYGSSDFGASSGESREMGRSPNKV, encoded by the exons ATGGGAACTGCTTTTGTGTCTTTTGCACTT GAGGTTGATGGTCAGCCATTGACAATACAAAAATGTCTTCATCAAACGGTACTGCTCCGTCGCCGGATTCCCCACCACCTCCCGATTCCTCTGACTCGTCCTCCCCCGGCCCCGGCAGAATCCTCACCCCCGACCCCGCCAGCATCCTCACCCCCGGAATCTTCACCCTCCCCTCCACCGCCCTCCGATTCGTCCTCGCCGCCCCCTGCCTCATCCTCTCCGCCTCCTCCTTCCTCGTCCTCATCGCCACCTCCTTCCTCATCCTCACCGCCACCTCCCTCTGATGAATCGCCTCCGGAGAATTCTCCTCCATCGCCGCCTCCGAGCAATAGCTCCAGCAGTGGCTCACCGGCGCCCCCTCCCCCACCGCATtctccaccaccaccgccgAGTACAAAGGCGTTGtcacctccacctccgccggCACACCGGACACCTCCgtcatcgtcatcttcttcttcttcatcatcttcgtcGTCGATCAACTGGGGAATGATAGGTGGAGTCTCGGCTGCAGTAGCGTTGGTTCTCATTGCTTTTATTGCTCTCTGCATCGTGTGTTGcctgaggaggaagaagaagaagcgtgACAACGAGATGCATTATTACATGGATCATTCTCATG CTAGTCATGACTACTACCACAGCTCACAACAGCCGCACTGGCACAATGGGACCCCCGCATCCGACCACGTTGTCAAGCTCAACCCAGAGTCTGGCGCCATGGGGTCCCCTGGTGGAGGCGGCTGGCTGCCGCCTCCGCCCCCTCCGCCGATGATGAGCAGTGGCGACATGAGCTCAAGCTACTCGGGCCCGCGCCACCATCCACCACTGCCCCCTCCGTCGCCAGGCCTTTCCCTCGGCTTCAACAGCAGCACCTTCACATATGATGAGCTGGCCGTCGCAACTGGTGGGTTTGCGCAGGCCAACATGCTGGGTCAGGGCGGGTTCGGCTATGTGCACAAAGGGGTGTTGCCAAACGGGAAGGAGGTCGCTGTGAAGAGCCTCAAATCAGGGAGCGgtcaaggagagagagagtttcaagCTGAAGTGGAGATCATTAGTAGGGTTCATCATCGCCATCTCGTGTCACTTGTTGGGTATTGCATTGCCGGTGGACAGAGAATGCTGGTCTACGAGTTTGTTTCAAACAAGACCTTGGAGTACCATCTTTATT GTGATGATCCGGTGATGGACTGGGTAACTAGGCTTCGAATCGCACTAGGATCTGCTAAAGGACTTGCTTACCTTCACGAAGACt GCCATCCTCGCATTATTCACCGCGACATTAAAGCCGCTAATATCCTCCTGGACGACAACTTTGAAGCTATG GTGGCTGATTTCGGATTAGCAAAATTGTCTTCCGACAATTACACTCACGTCTCTACGCGTGTCATGGGAACATTCGG GTATCTGGCACCAGAATATGCATCCAGTGGCAAGCTGACCGATAAGTCCGATGTTTTCTCTTTCGGGGTTATGCTCTTGGAAATAATTACGGGACGTAAACCCGTGGATGTTCATAATGTGATGGAGGATAGCTTAGTGGACTGG GCTCGACCAGTTCTAACGCAAGCGATAGACGATGGGAACTACAATGAACTGGTGGACCCAAGGCTGGAGAACAATTTCAACCCCCATGAGATGGCTCGCATGGTCGCTTGCGCTAGTGCTAGCATTCGTCATTCTGCAAAAAAGCGCCCAAAAATGAGTCAG ATCGTGAGAGCGCTCGACGGCGATGCGTCCTTGGACGACCTGAACGAGGGAGTGAGGCCTGGCCACAGCTCGGTGTTCGGCACAAATAGCAGCTCCGACTATGATGCAGGCTCATACAATGCCGACATGAAGAGGTTCAGGAAGGTCGCTTTGTCTAGCCAGGACTACGGTAGCAGCGACTTCGGGGCTTCAAGTGGCGAATCTAGGGAGATGGGTCGCTCTCCAAACAAAGTCTAA
- the LOC104456869 gene encoding U1 small nuclear ribonucleoprotein 70 kDa has protein sequence MGDYNDAMMRNQNAAVQARTKAQSRANVLQLKLIGQSHPTGLTANLLKLFEPRPPLEYKPPPEKRKCPSYAGIGQFVSHFAEPGDPEYAPPVQKAETPAQRRARIHNLRLEKGAEKATEELKQYDPTNDPNISGDPYKTLFVAKLSYETSESKLKREFESYGPIKRVRLVQDTVSQKPKGYAFIEYLHTRDMKAAYKQADGRKIDGRRVLVDVERGRTVPNWRPRRLGGGLGTSRVAVGGEDASQKQAGREQPPSGGPSRSEEPRARENPYEREKSRERGREKEGEREKSRERSHDRPRDRDRREDRHHRDRGRDRDRDGERDRGRDRDRGRGDRDRDRERDRDRDRRDRPRERDRERDREREYEVDRDRDRGRSHDKEAADYDRVESKHDRERHAGRERNYDRAEAEEDQGYYRHLEHEPGQLEADRDYEHYDAYEHHGERGRYDHSSDRRYGHYPEDAHRYDQMDEDNYHYDRSASRDRDRE, from the exons ATGGGGGACTACAACGACGCCATGATGCGCAACCAGAACGCGGCCGTCCAGGCTCGCACCAAGGCCCAGAGCCGCGCCAACGTCCTCCAGCTCAAGCTG ATTGGGCAAAGCCATCCCACGGGTTTGACGGCTAATCTGTTGAAGCTTTTTGAGCCTCGACCTCCACTCGAATACAAGCCACCTccggagaaaagaaaatgcccaTCTTACGCAG GGATTGGGCAGTTTGTCAGTCATTTTGCTGAACCTGGTGATCCTGAGTATGCTCCGCCTGTCCAGAAGGCTGAGACCCCT GCTCAGAGAAGGGCTAGAATCCACAATTTGCGTCTGGAGAAGGGTGCTGAAAAGGCTACTGAGGAGCTTAAGCAAT ATGATCCAACCAATGATCCAAATATTTCAGGAGATCCTTACAAGACACTTTTTGTTGCTAAGCTT AGCTATGAAACTTCTGAAAGTAAGCTTAAAAGGGAGTTTGAATCTTATGGGCCGATAAAACGG GTTCGGTTGGTCCAAGATACAGTTTCGCAAAAACCAAAAGGCTATGCTTTCATCGAGTATCTGCACACTCGGGACATGAAAG CTGCCTATAAACAAGCGGATGGAAGGAAGATTGATGGTAGAAGAGTACTTGTAGATGTTGAACGTGGTAGAACAGTTCCAAATTGGCGACCTCGCAGACTAGGAGGTGGACTGGGGACGAGTCGTGTTGCGGTTGGAGGTGAAGATGCTAGTCAGAAGCAGGCTGGGAG GGAGCAACCACCATCTGGAGGACCCTCTAGATCGGAGGAACCAAGGGCACGAGAAAACCCATATGAGAG GGAGAAGTCTCgggaaaggggaagagagaaagagggagaacgTGAAAAGTCCCGTGAGCGGTCTCATGATCGGCCAAGAGATCGTGATCGCAGAGAAGATAGGCACCACAGGGACCGTGGCCGTGACCGGGATAGGGATGGAGAGAGGGACCGTGGCCGTGATCGTGACCGTGGCCGCGGTGACCGTGATAGAGACCGTGAACGTGATCGTGATCGTGACCGTCGTGATCGCCCTCGTGAGAGGGATAGAGAAAGGGATAGGGAAAGGGAGTATGAAGTTGACCGCGATCGGGACCGTGGCCGTTCTCATGACAAGGAAGCAGCAGACTATGATCGCGTTGAATCGAAGCATGATCGGGAGAGGCATGCAGGGAGGGAGCGAAACTATGATCGTGCTGAAGCCGAGGAGGATCAAGGATATTACAGACATTTGGAGCATGAGCCAGGGCAGTTGGAGGCTGACCGTGACTACGAGCATTACGATGCCTATGAGCACCATGGAGAACGGGGACGCTACGACCACTCTAGCGACCGTCGTTACGGTCATTATCCCGAGGATGCTCATCGCTATGATCAGATGGATGAGGACAACTATCACTACGATCGCAGTGCCAGTAGAGACCGTGATCGGGAGTAA
- the LOC104456867 gene encoding uncharacterized protein LOC104456867 has translation MKDDDSLPLSTSSAAAAANAKREGPDSGVFGRGRYKIWALAAILLLAFWSMFTGTVTLRWSAGNLNRFSDDLDAPIRDDLDVLEMEEREKLVKHMWDVYTNSRRMRMHKFWQEAFEAAFEDLSSDVPGVREDAIAEIAKMSIRFIDPPPAQSTNAQEFTKRFKITERGKAVVAR, from the exons ATGAAGGATGACGATTCCCTCCCCCTATCGacgtcgtcggcggcggcggccgccaACGCGAAGAGGGAGGGCCCCGATTCCGGCGTCTTCGGCCGCGGCCGGTACAAGATTTGGGCGCTCGCCGCCATCCTCCTGCTCGCCTTCTGGTCCATGTTCACCGGCACCGTCACCCTCCGGTGGTCCGCCGGCAACCTCAACCGCTTCTCCGACGACCTCGACGCCCCCATCCGCGACGATCTCGACGTCCTC gagatggaggagagggagaagcTGGTGAAGCACATGTGGGACGTGTACACGAATAGCAGGCGGATGAGGATGCACAAGTTTTGGCAGGAGGCGTTCGAGGCCGCGTTCGAGGACTTGAGCAGTGACGTTCCTGGTGTTAGAGAGGATGCGATCGCGGAGATCGCTAAGATGTCCATACGGTTCATCGATCCCCCTCCGGCTCAATCCACG AATGCCCAAGAATTCACTAAGAGGTTCAAGATAACAGAGAGAGGAAAGGCAGTGGTGGCTCGCTGA